A part of Emys orbicularis isolate rEmyOrb1 chromosome 13, rEmyOrb1.hap1, whole genome shotgun sequence genomic DNA contains:
- the LOC135888483 gene encoding methyltransferase-like 26 B, with product MLVSPMAERNKELILEVLADYMDNTSQAFGLELASGTGQHVVHFAQALPNVTWQPSEISPSAHESISAYIRATKVQNVKKPLAIDVSQPWDQWAGLSQGRCNVIVIINLLHFLAQGLEGLFQGVGQLLNPGGVCLIYGPFAINGIISPECNVELEEKLQERNPAWGLRDVEELRQLATLNALRLERMLEMPEYTKCLIFRRRELEMA from the exons ATGCTGGTGTCTCCCATGGCAGAGAGGAATAAGGAGCTGATCCTGGAGGTACTGGCTGACTACATGGATAATACAAGCCAAGCCTTTGGGCTGGAGCTGGCCTCTGGGACTGGGCAACATGTGGTGCATTTTGCCCAAGCCCTGCCTAATGTCACCTGGCAGCCTTCAGAAATCAGCCCGTCTGCCCATGAGAG catCTCTGCCTACATCAGAGCCACCAAGGTGCAGAACGTGAAGAAGCCACTGGCCATTGACGTTTCTCAGCCCTGGGACCAGTGGGCAGGCTTGAGCCAGGGCCGCTGCAATGTCATCGTCATCATCAACCTGCTGCACTTCCTTGCCCAAGGCCTGGAG GGACTATTCCAGGGTGTGGGCCAGCTGCTGAACCCCGGGGGAGTTTGCCTGATCTATGGG CCCTTTGCCATCAATGGGATCATCAGCCCTGAGTGCAACGTGGAGCTGGAGGAGAAGCTCCAGGAGAG GAATCCAGCCTGGGGGCTGCGGGATGTGGAGGAGCTGCGGCAGCTGGCCACCCTCAACGCACTGCGCCTCGAGCGCATG CTGGAAATGCCAGAATACACCAAATGCCTGATTTTTCGGAGGAGGGAGCTGGAGATGGCGTAG